From Faecalicatena sp. Marseille-Q4148:
GCAATCTCTGTACAGAAATTGCGCAGAATATGTCAGAGATTCTTGATGTAGAACAGAGGATTGAGACGATCGATGGAGAAGAAGTCGTTGTAACAGTGACAAAACCGGGAGAATTTGTTGTGTGTAATCTTGCAAGTCTGTCTCTTGGAAGGATTAATACAGATGATCCGAAAGAACTGATGGACATTACGGCAAATGCTGTCCGGGCGCTGGATAATGTGATTGATCTGAATTATTTTCCGGTACCATATGCAAAGCTGAACAATCTGAAATACCGTCCGATCGGACTTGGCGTGAGTGGATATCACCATATGCTTGCCAAACGGGAAATTGACTGGGAATCAGAACAACATCTTTCTTATGTGGATCGTGTGTTTGAGACGATTAATTATGCGGCAGTCCGGGCGAGTATGGAAATTGCAAAGGAGAAAGGGGCATATACATATTTTCCGGGAAGCGAGTGGGAGAATGGAAAATATTTTGAACGCCGCGGCTATAAAAGTGAACGCTGGAAGAAGCTGGCAGAGGAAGTAAACTGTTACGGGCTTCGCAATGGGTACCTGATGGCGACAGCACCTACAAGCAGTACAAGTATGATCGCCGGAACAACGGCGGGGTTAGATCCGGTCATGAGCCGGTTTTATCTGGAAGAAAAGAAGAATTCTATTGTGCCGCGTCTTGCGCCGGAACTTTCAGCCGAGACATTTTGGTATTACCAGAATGCATATTTGATTGACCAGACATGGTCTGTCCGTGCCTGCGGTGTTCGGCAAAGACATATTGATCAGGCTCAGAGTATGAATCTTTATATTACAAATGAATATACGCTGCGAGGTGTGCTGAATCTTTATATCAAAGCATGGGAAGAGAAGGTTAAGACAATCTATTATGTAAGATCAAGAAGCCTGGAAGTAGAAGAGTGCGAAGTTTGCTCAAGCTAAAATGGAGGAACAATGAATAAATTAAAAAGAAAACCGCTGTTTTGTCCGGAGGGAGACACAGACGTGCGAAATCGCCGGATCATCAATGGCAATACAACAAATCTGAATGATTTTAATCATATGAAATACACATGGGTAAGTGACTGGTATCGTCAGGCAATGAATAATTTCTGGGTACCGGAGGAAATTAATCTCGGAGCAGATGTGAAGGATTATCCAAAGCTGACAGAGGAAGAGCGAAGAGCATACGATAAGATTTTGTCCTTTCTTGTGTTTCTGGATAGTATCCAGACTGCCAATCTTCCGGCGCTTGGGGAATTTATTACGGCGAATGAAATTAATCTCTGTTTAACGATCCAGGCATTTCAGGAAGCAGTACACAGTCAGAGTTACAGCTATATGCTGGATACGATCTGCGAGCCGCAGAAACGAAATGAAGTGCTTTATCAGTGGAAGAATGATGTGCATCTTTTAGAGCGAAACACATTTATCGGAAATATTTACAATGCATTTCTCGAAGAGCGAAGCGCAGAAAACTTTATGAAAACAGTGATCGGAAATTATATTCTGGAAGGAATCTATTTCTACAGTGGTTTTATGTTTTTCTATAATCTTGGCCGGAATCAGAAAATGCCGGGATCTGCGCAGGAAATCCGCTATATCAATCGGGATGAAAATACGCATCTCTGGCTATTTCGTAATATGATCCGGGAGCTTCAGAAGGAAGAGCCGGAGTTATTTACAGAAGAAAGGACAGAAGAGTACCGCCAGATGATCCGTACCGGATGCGAGCAGGAAATCAAATGGGGCCATTATGTGATCGGCGATGGAATTTCAGGTCTGACAAAACAGATGATTACAGATTATATTCAGTATCTCGGAAATCTCCGCTGCCAGAATCTCGGATTGGAACCGATTTACGAGGGACATCTTGAAGAGCCGGAGAGCATGGGCTGGGTAAGTCAGTACAGCAATGCAAATATGATTAAAACAGATTTCTTTGAGGCGCGAAGTACCGCATATGCAAAGAGTACTGCATTGATTGATGATCTGTAAAGGAAGAAAGTAAGAGAGAATGAAAGCAGTGGAGAAATGTATCGCAAAATGTCTTGACTGGAAATTGACAGTCAAGTGTATGTTATGATAGAATATCTGATACGAATGAACCAAATGAGGAGGATGGATTCTCATGGAGAATAATAATAATGAAACTGTTGTATCTAAAAACTTTATTGAGCAGGAGATAGATAAAGATTTACAGGAAGGCGTTTACGATCATGTCTGTACACGGTTTCCACCGGAGCCGAACGGATATCTTCATATCGGACATGCGAAGTCTATTTTACTGAACTATGGTCTGGCACAGAAGTATCATGGAGAATTCCATATGCGTTTTGATGATACGAACCCGACAAAAGAGAAGGTAGAGTTTGTTGAATCAATTAAAGAGGATATCAAGTGGCTTGGAGCAGACTGGAAAGATCATTTATATTTCGCATCAGATTATTTTGATGTGATGTATGAGTGTGCGGTAAAGCTCATTCAGAAAGGCAAAGCCTATGTATGTGATCTGACACCGGATGAGATCCGTGAATACCGTGGAACATTAACAGAACCTGGAAAGAACAGCCCGTATCGGGATCGTTCTGTAGAAGAGAATCTGGAATTGTTTGAAAAGATGAAGAACGGCGAATTCGCGGACGGGGAGAAAGTACTTCGTGCGAAGATTGATATGGCGTCTCCGAATATTAATATGCGTGATCCGATTATCTATCGTGTGGCACGGATGGAGCATCACAATACAGGAAATAAGTGGTGCATTTATCCGATGTATGACTTTGCCCATCCAATCGAAGATGCAGTGGAAGGAATTACTCATTCTATCTGCACATTGGAATTTGAAGATCATCGTCCGCTTTATGACTGGGTTGTAGAGGAATGTGAATTTGAGAATAAGCCGCGTCAGATTGAGTTTGCAAAATTATATTTAACGAATGTGGTGACAGGTAAGAGATATATCCGCCGTCTTGTAGAAGATGGAATTGTAGACGGATGGGACGATCCGCGTCTTGTATCGATTGCAGCACTTCGCCGCCGTGGATTCACACCGGAATCCCTGAAGATGTTCATGGAGATGTGCGGTGTGTCTAAGAGCCAGAGCTCCGTTGATTATGCAGCGCTTGAATACTGTATCCGCGAAGACTTGAAGATGAAGCGTCCGCGTATGATGGCAGTGCTTGATCCGATCAAACTTGTGATCGACAATTATCCTGAAGGACAGGTGGAATATCTGGATGTTCAGAATAATCTGGAGAATGAAGAACTGGGCTTCCGTAAAGTACCATTCTGTCGAGAATTATATATTGAACGGGAAGACTTTATGGAGGAACCGCCGAAGAAGTATTTCCGTCTTTTCCCGGGCAATGAAGTTCGCCTGATGCATGCATACTTTGTAAAATGCGAAAGTTTCGTAAAGGATGAAAATGGGAATGTAGTAGAAGTACATTGTACTTATGATCCGGAGACAAAGTGCGGAAGCGGATTTACCGGAAGAAAAGTAAAAGGAACAATCCACTGGGTACCGGCTCCGTATGCATGTAAAGCAGAAGTCAGACTTTATGAGAATCTTGTAGACGAGGAGAAGGGAGTTTATAACAAAGAAGATGGTTCATTGAATTTGAACCCGAATTCCCTTACAATCATAAAAGATGCGTATCTGGAACCGAGTTTTGAAGAGGCAAAAGCATATGACAGCTACCAGTTTGTGAGAAATGGTTACTATTGTATAGACGCAAAAGATTCAAGACCGGATGCGCTTGTATTTAACCGTATCGTGTCTCTGAAGAGTTCTTTTAAGTTACCAAAATAGCAGAACAAGTAGAGGATGACTCAGACTGTCCAAAGAGACATGCGTGTGGGAAGTCCTCTTTTGCTTTTAAAAATATTTTCAGACAGAGAGGCATAAAACAGGATGAATGAGCTGACGATACATTTGAATCCGGAATTGAAGCAGCCGCTTTATGAACAGATATATGACTACATTCGAAAAGAAATCCGTCAGGGAACCCTTGAGGTGGAAGAACGGCTTCCGTCTACAAGAGCATTGGCACGCTATCTGGAAGTCAGCAGAAGCACAGTTGAGCTTGCCTATGAACAGTTGCTGTCAGAAGGTTACATTGAAGCGAGACCATGCAGTGGATTTTTTGTTGCATCGATTGAAGGGCTGTATCAGATTGAGCCGGAAGAACAGGATGTGCCGGCGTTTTTGGATTCGAAGGTACGGACGTATCGCTATGATTTTACGCCAAATGGAATTGATTTGGGAAGTTTTCCTTATTCTGTGTGGAGAAAACTATCAAGAGAGGTACTGTCTGTTGATAATTCAGAATTATTTGCGTCCGGAGAATCCCAGGGAGAATACAGTCTTCGTGCAGAGATCAGTAATTATCTCCATCAGGCCAGAGGAGTGAACTGCAGTCCGGAACAGATTATTGTAGGAGCAGGAAATGATTATCTTCTGATGCTGCTTTCTATGGTTTTGGGTAACAGGAAGATCGCATTTGAAAATCCGACCTACCGCCAGGCCTATCGAATTTTCAAAAGTCTTGGCCATGAAACAGAAACGGTAAATCTGGACAAGAGTGGAATGAAGATTGATGAGCTGGAGGAATGTGGCGCACAGATTGCCTATGTCATGCCGTCGCACCAGTATCCGCTTGGAATTGTAATGCCTCTGCGGCGGCGTCTGGAGCTTCTGGAATGGGCGAAGCGGGACAAAAATCGCTATATTATTGAAGATGATTACGACAGTGAATTTCGTTATAAAGGGAAGCCGATCCCGGCTCTTCAAGGATATGATAGAAATGCAAAAGTCATTTACCTCGGAACTTTTTCAAAATCCATTGCACCTGCGATACGAATGGGGTACCTTGTTCTGCCCAAAGAGCTGCTTGCAGTTTATCGGGAGAAAAGTCGTTTTCTCAACTGTACTGTTCCGCGTATTGAGCAAAAAGTTGTTGAACATTTTCTCGAAAAGGGATATTTTGAGAGGCATCTCAATAAAATGCGTGCGCTTTACCGGGGGAGACATGACAAATTGCTTGAATGTCTGAAACCAATGGAACAGATCTGCCAGGTATCAGGGGAACATGCAGGAGTGCATTTGCTTCTGACATTTGATGATAGATGGACAGAAGAAGAGTTGCTTCAAACTGCGGCGGAGCAGGATATTAAAGTATATGGATTATCTGAATATTATACAAGACCGTGGGAAATGGGAGGAACAACAATCCTTCTAGGATATGCGAATATGAGCGAGGAGCAGATTCGTGAAGCAACGGAGATTCTTGTGAGAATCTGGAAAAAAGAAGAAAGGATGTGAAGACATGGATCGAGTTGATCTTGTAAAAAATAAAGCGCAGGACACGGCAAAAAAAGCTAAAAAGGGTGCGTCCTATCTGATCTACAGTCGGACAGCGGTTGTTGTTGTACTGTTGCTTGCACAGGTAATGTTTATGATTGCGATGGTAAATTATCTGCAGAAATACATGTCTGCAATTTACTTTATGCTGGCTATTTTTAGCGCAGTCATGATCATTTATATTTTGAATGAAAAGGGAAATCCCGAATTTAAGATGACGTGGATTTTATGCGTAATGCTATTTCCAGTGTTTGGAACACTGTTTTATCTTTTTGTTAAGACAGAATTCAGCACCAGATATATCGGAAAACGCCTCAGTGAACTTAAAATCGAAACAGCTCCTTATATGGAGGAAAATAAAGAAATAGTGCAGGCGCTGAGAGCCAATAAGCCTTCAAATGCCAATCTTGCTTATTATATGTCGCATCAGATTGGATTTCCGACCTATCGCA
This genomic window contains:
- a CDS encoding ribonucleotide-diphosphate reductase subunit beta, which translates into the protein MNKLKRKPLFCPEGDTDVRNRRIINGNTTNLNDFNHMKYTWVSDWYRQAMNNFWVPEEINLGADVKDYPKLTEEERRAYDKILSFLVFLDSIQTANLPALGEFITANEINLCLTIQAFQEAVHSQSYSYMLDTICEPQKRNEVLYQWKNDVHLLERNTFIGNIYNAFLEERSAENFMKTVIGNYILEGIYFYSGFMFFYNLGRNQKMPGSAQEIRYINRDENTHLWLFRNMIRELQKEEPELFTEERTEEYRQMIRTGCEQEIKWGHYVIGDGISGLTKQMITDYIQYLGNLRCQNLGLEPIYEGHLEEPESMGWVSQYSNANMIKTDFFEARSTAYAKSTALIDDL
- a CDS encoding glutamine--tRNA ligase/YqeY domain fusion protein, with amino-acid sequence MENNNNETVVSKNFIEQEIDKDLQEGVYDHVCTRFPPEPNGYLHIGHAKSILLNYGLAQKYHGEFHMRFDDTNPTKEKVEFVESIKEDIKWLGADWKDHLYFASDYFDVMYECAVKLIQKGKAYVCDLTPDEIREYRGTLTEPGKNSPYRDRSVEENLELFEKMKNGEFADGEKVLRAKIDMASPNINMRDPIIYRVARMEHHNTGNKWCIYPMYDFAHPIEDAVEGITHSICTLEFEDHRPLYDWVVEECEFENKPRQIEFAKLYLTNVVTGKRYIRRLVEDGIVDGWDDPRLVSIAALRRRGFTPESLKMFMEMCGVSKSQSSVDYAALEYCIREDLKMKRPRMMAVLDPIKLVIDNYPEGQVEYLDVQNNLENEELGFRKVPFCRELYIEREDFMEEPPKKYFRLFPGNEVRLMHAYFVKCESFVKDENGNVVEVHCTYDPETKCGSGFTGRKVKGTIHWVPAPYACKAEVRLYENLVDEEKGVYNKEDGSLNLNPNSLTIIKDAYLEPSFEEAKAYDSYQFVRNGYYCIDAKDSRPDALVFNRIVSLKSSFKLPK
- a CDS encoding PLP-dependent aminotransferase family protein, with protein sequence MNELTIHLNPELKQPLYEQIYDYIRKEIRQGTLEVEERLPSTRALARYLEVSRSTVELAYEQLLSEGYIEARPCSGFFVASIEGLYQIEPEEQDVPAFLDSKVRTYRYDFTPNGIDLGSFPYSVWRKLSREVLSVDNSELFASGESQGEYSLRAEISNYLHQARGVNCSPEQIIVGAGNDYLLMLLSMVLGNRKIAFENPTYRQAYRIFKSLGHETETVNLDKSGMKIDELEECGAQIAYVMPSHQYPLGIVMPLRRRLELLEWAKRDKNRYIIEDDYDSEFRYKGKPIPALQGYDRNAKVIYLGTFSKSIAPAIRMGYLVLPKELLAVYREKSRFLNCTVPRIEQKVVEHFLEKGYFERHLNKMRALYRGRHDKLLECLKPMEQICQVSGEHAGVHLLLTFDDRWTEEELLQTAAEQDIKVYGLSEYYTRPWEMGGTTILLGYANMSEEQIREATEILVRIWKKEERM